In Primulina huaijiensis isolate GDHJ02 chromosome 4, ASM1229523v2, whole genome shotgun sequence, a genomic segment contains:
- the LOC140974998 gene encoding uncharacterized protein: MAQHSCCNKQMVKRGIWSPEEDEKLINYITTYGHVCWRSVPEFAGLQRCGKSCRLRWINYLRPDLKRGSFTRREAAIVIELHRTLGNRWSQIAKHLPGRTDNEVKNFWNSSIKKKFIAQQNQIHAADMVSPAAFSPVLENPCGGDFSENLYLMNVNNNPNPNSEIDPICNPLIPSPRILQGFCPADDLGFDSTMSYNEKLAPFPPIPPSFSIPAPVDSVISQQLFSWPMASNFESFSQNHHQVLNQDDTFMLSTFENPSYTELLDDKKFFSPNERLQDYVQDLPMADPIFPKFDGTEFGIPFSSAVQEQVFGPVSEGVYECDMNATPLNHIDYVEPLMGAFTSSTQLSTVSDTASPPAFDDLLPPLPCSSPFHVSPSATPFLSSWDEISGIYE; this comes from the exons ATGGCGCAACATTCTTGCTGTAATAAACAGATGGTGAAAAGGGGTATTTGGTCACCTGAAGAAGACGAAAAACTCATCAACTACATCACCACATATGGCCATGTCTGTTGGCGTTCAGTTCCCGAATTTgcag GGCTCCAAAGATGTGGTAAGAGTTGCAGATTGAGGTGGATTAATTACCTGAGGCCTGATTTGAAGAGAGGAAGTTTCACTCGTCGTGAAGCAGCTATAGTCATTGAGCTCCACAGAACCCTAGGAAACAG gtGGTCTCAAATAGCGAAGCATCTCCCTGGAAGAACAGATAATGAAGTGAAGAATTTTTGGAATTCAAGCATCAAGAAGAAGTTCATTGCTCAACAGAATCAAATCCATGCTGCAGATATGGTTTCCCCGGCCGCATTCTCACCTGTTCTTGAAAATCCTTGTGGCGGagatttttctgaaaatttataCTTGATGAATGTGAACAATAATCCAAACCCGAATTCAGAAATCGATCCAATCTGCAACCCATTAATCCCATCTCCACGAATCCTTCAAGGATTTTGTCCTGCTGATGACCTGGGATTTGATTCTACCATGAGCTATAACGAGAAACTAGCCCCATTTCCACCAATTCCACCATCTTTTTCGATCCCCGCACCGGTGGATTCAGTCATTTCTCAGCAGCTTTTTTCTTGGCCTATGGCAAGCAACTTCGAAAGTTTCAGCCAAAATCACCACCAAGTCCTTAATCAAGATGACACCTTCATGCTAAGTACTTTTGAGAATCCATCCTACACGGAGCTTCTTGATGACAAGAAGTTCTTCAGCCCTAATGAAAGATTACAAGATTATGTTCAAGACTTACCAATGGCTGATCCCATATTTCCAAAATTCGACGGGACAGAATTTGGGATACCTTTTTCATCTGCTGTGCAAGAACAAGTTTTTGGACCGGTGTCTGAAGGGGTCTACGAATGTGACATGAACGCCACCCCACTGAATCATATAGATTACGTTGAACCTCTCATGGGGGCATTCACATCATCCACCCAATTGTCAACAGTCTCGGACACCGCATCTCCGCCAGCCTTTGATGATCTGCTGCCTCCACTCCCATGCAGCAGCCCTTTTCACGTGAGCCCTAGTGCTACTCCTTTTCTATCAAGCTGGGATGAGATCTCGGGTATTTATGAATAA